In Chitinispirillales bacterium ANBcel5, the genomic window GTTTGCGATATTATCTATTTGAGTATATTTTAAAAAACAGATTTGTTGGATGAGGTATTGTTTTCAGTGTTATAGAGCGGGGGAGTTAATGGTTTCAAGAGATGTATTTAGCTTCAGTCGAATCAGCCTTTTAAGTATTACCACTATTTTGATAGTTACATCTTTTTCTTACGGAAGAGATGTACTTAACCAATTAAGTGAGGATATAAAAACAGGGCCAACTCTTTTTTACACCCCTGAAGCCGTTCATTATTATTCAAGAACCGGAAGTGCCGGGCATATCAGTTTTCAGGATATAGAGCAGGCAGAGAAGAGTTTCAGAGCACTTTTGGAGTTAGCGCAGAAAGGCTCGGTTTCATCACCCGCACTACCGGTATTAATCGATAGAATGCCTGTGGGGATACATGTAACAACAGTTTCTGCTACATTTGATGGAAGAGAATCATTTGATGATTGGGTAAGCTCCTATTTAATGAATGAGAGAAATAATTTTATCTTCAACCCACCGTTTCTTGATCATAGTGCAGTAAGTAGATGTGAAGATTTTCTTGAGGTGACTCACAATGTTGATTTTAAAGAAAGACGAGAGACTGGTGGAGAAGTAAGAAGTGCCGTTGTAGATATTCACATTGTTTTTAGATTACACATCGGAGAATACGCATTAGCAAGTGTTACTGGTGTAACAGATGTTAGAGAACCTGAAAACTGGGTACGGTGGTGGCGTGAAAATCGTGAACAGTTTCAGCATGCATCCGCAGATCCTCAACTTCGGGAGTATGAGAAAAGAGATTACATCGAGGGGGCACAGTACAATCTTACTTTGGTTTCAAAACAGAATGTTGAGGGGGTAGTGAACTCCGTTTCTGATACCGCTATAGTGCTTCAGACTGATGACGCACGGCGCTTTTTACTGAGACGAGAGCAGATCTTTACCGGTCAGCTGGTTATGTTGCCTGATAAACCGAGTGCTTCTGTTGCTGATCAAACCCCAAAACCGGACTCTACATCAGATTTCGGTGATTTGGTAAATCTCTCCGGAAAAACAGATATTATGATCAGGCTTACCAATGGTTCTATTCTAAAGGGAAAATTTCATTCAATTGAAGATGATTTATTGATAATTGATATCGATGGAGTCAATATTCCGGTTAGGGAAAATGTGGTGGATAAAATTTCCACACCAAATTGATGGAGCATAAACAAAATTGAGCAGGGGGGTAATTGTGTTAAAACTATTTGTGTTATTGTTTTTTGTTTCAGGTGTTGTTGTTGGTGAAGAAATAACCGATAGTCTCGCTGTATATGACAGCAGTGCTGTAGAAGAGGAAGAGCAAATACCAACAGCACCGATGGTAGATGATGAGCGGGCTGTAGTAGAGCGGTTGATGCAAGAGTTAGGATTACCGGATAATATCGGTGTTGATGACATAACGGTATTTGAATCCGGCAGATTAGTGCTTCTTGACCTTTCCAACCCTCAGGTAAGCAGAGCGGGTTTTGAATCTTTCCCCGAAGATATTACTAAATTAACAGCTCTAAAAGTACTAATTCTGAAAAATAACTCAATAGGTACTATTCCCGATGAGATAAGTAATCTTAGGGATTTGCGGGAGCTTGATATGGCAAGCAATCGCCTGAGAACTATTCCCGCGAGCGTCAAAAATCTCAGAAGATTGCAGAAACTTGACCTCCGGTACAACAGTTTTTCTCAGTTTCCGGAAGAGGTCCTTACGCTTGAGAGTCTCTCCTATCTCCACCTGTGGGGAAACAGGCTTACGACATTACCGGATAAAATTAATAAACTCTCAAACTTACGACAACTGTTCTTAAACCAGAATCGCCTTAACTCTCTTCCTGAGTCTATAATGGAATTGGAGCTGGATTATTGTGACTTTCAGATGAACAGGCTTTGTGATCTGTCTTCTGAGCTGGATGAATGGGCGGAATCGATGAACCGAAGGTATAGAGAATATCAGAGATGCTGGTAAAAAAAGAAAGGCTCAGAGAAACTCTGAGCCTTTTTACTTCGTATAACTAAACCCAACAAATCAGGCAATGATTTTACTGACCGGATACTCTACAATTCCTGATGCCCCGGCACGTTTGAGCAGGGGAATGACATGTTTGGTTTCCTGAAACGGCAGAATCGTTTCTACTGCCATCCAACCCTTATCTGAGAGATGTGAAACAGTAGGGTTATGCAGCGCAGGTAAAATCTTGAGAATTGTTTCTACATTTTTCTCTTCAACATTACACTTAAGCCCTACATAGTTTTCCGCATCAAGAGTACCCAGAAGCAGCATTTTAAGGTTTTCCAGTTTACTTCGCTTATCCTCCTGATCCCATGCTTTTTTATTAGCAATGACAACAGTGCAGGTTTCCATCAGTACATCGATGATACGCAGTCTGTTAGCCCTGAGTGATGAACCGGTTTCGGTTATATCGACAATAGCATCAACCAGACGCGGTGGTTTAACCTCTGTTGCACCCCATGAGAACTCAACATCAACGGGAACATTTTTTTTAGCAAAGAATCGTTTGGTAGTACCAACCAGCTCTGTGGCGATACGTTTTCCCTTAAGGTCCTCAGCGCTTTGGAACGGTGATTCCTCAGGCACAGCAAGAACCCATTTGCATTTTTCCCGGGAAGATTTACTGTAGCGTAGTTCTGTTACCTCAACCACATCAGCATCATTCTCTGAGACCCAGTCCTGGCCGGTAATACCGGCATCAAGGATACCCTGTTCTACATAACGGGGTATCTCCTGAGGACGCATTACAATTAAATCCAGTTCAGGATCATCACAGCTTGGGTAGTAAGAACGCTCTTTACACCGAATGTGTATACCTGCTTTATTAAAAAGACTAACAGTAGACTTTTCCAGACTTCCTTTTGGAATTCCTAACGACAGTTTCATGAGTCTCCTTACGTTGCGACCTTTTCCTTAAAAGCTTTGGTTAGCTCAGGTACTATCTCCAGTACATCACCAACAATACCCAGATTGGCGATTTGGAAGATATCAGCATCCGGATCTTTGTTAATTGCTATAATGTAGTCGGCTGATTGCATTCCCGCCATGTGTTGCACAGAGCCGGAGATACCGCAAGCGATGTAGAGTTTAGGACAGACAGTTTTTCCGGTTTGACCAACCTGATGAGAGTAGGGGATCCACCCGTTATCAACCGCAGCACGGCTTGCTCCCACAGCACCTCCAAGAACTTCTGCCAACTCTCTGATAACTTCAAAGTTTTCTGGTTTATTAAGTCCTCGTCCACCGGATACAATAATATCGGCTTCGGTGATATTTACCGTCGATTCGATCTCTTTAACTATATCGATAACTTTCGTTCTTTCAGTAACATCAGATGACTCGATGTTATGAACGATTACTTCACCGGATCTGGTTTCATTATACTCTGCAGCCTTCATCACCTTATGGCGAACAGTAGCAATCTGCGGGCGATGGTCAGGGCAGATAATGGTTGCCATGAGGTTACCACCGAAAGCAGGTCTGGTACCAAGAAGAAGCTTTTTCTCTGTATCCACTTCAAGTTTTGTACAGTCGGCGGTAAGTCCACCCCAGACTTTTGCTGCTACTTTTGGAATAAAGGAGCGACCAATCGCTGTTGCACCCGCGAGCACTATCGATGGCTTCTCCTCTTCGATGACTCTGCACACAAGCTGAGCATAGGTGTCATCTCTGAAATCTTTAAGATTCGCACCATTCATATACACCACTTTATCCGCGCCGTACTTTATGAGTTTATCGGCCTGCTGGTGCATATCATTGCCCAGAAGTATCGCCACCAGCTTTTCCCCAAGCTGATCCGCGAGCTTGCGCCCTTCACCAAGCATCTCATAGGATACACCGGCTACAGTTCCTTCATGCTGTTCGATAAATACCGCGACATTGCTGTAATCATTAACATCGATCTTTGCGCCTGAAGTTTTGGTAATGGTTATGGCACCGAATTTTTTACATGCCTCAACACACGCGGAACAAAGGTTGCATTTTTCCAGATCAATAACAGCCTTTTTGTCCACTATCTGGATGGCATTCTGTGCACATGCTTTCACACACAGGCTACATCCAATGCACTTTTCAAGTTCGACTTTAATACTCATTTTAAGCTCCCCCTCTATTTAACGATGCCAAGATCCAGGATTGTGGACTGTAATTTATCTACTAAATCAGGAACTTCCCCTTCAATTTTTTCACCACCAGATTTTCTCTCGGGCACAAAGGAGCGCAAAACCTGTGTAGGGCTACCTTTAAGGCCGATGCGGTTTTCATCAAGATCCATACTTGCTGCATCGAGGGTCTTTATGGTTGCTTTTTTGGCTTTCATTTTTCCCTTCAACGAGGCCATTCTTGGAGTGTTTATCTCTTTTACCACAGTGATAAGACCGGGAAGAGGCATCTCCACCACATCGTACCCGCCTTCCATAAGACGTTCCAGACGAATAGAGGATGAAGTTATTTCTTCGATTTTTCTTACCCAGGCCACAAAGGGAATTCCAAGCATCTCGGCAACACCGGGACCGACCTGGGCGGTATCACCATCGATTGCCTGCTTTCCGGAGATGATAAGGTCTACATCACCAATGGTTTGAATTCCTTTGGCAAGGGTGTAGGAGGTAGCCCATGTGTCTGAGCCTGCAAAAGCCCTGTCAGAGATAAGAATACCTTCATCTGCGCCCATAGAGATCGCTGTGCGAAGAGCACTTTCGGCTTGAGGTGGGCCCATAGTTACTACTTTTACCACTCCACCTACTTTCTCCTTTATACGGACCGCCTCTTCGATAGCATACTCATCAAAGGGATTAAC contains:
- a CDS encoding electron transfer flavoprotein subunit beta/FixA family protein, which translates into the protein MNIVVLIKQVPGTTQVKINPDTGTLIRDGVEAVVNPFDEYAIEEAVRIKEKVGGVVKVVTMGPPQAESALRTAISMGADEGILISDRAFAGSDTWATSYTLAKGIQTIGDVDLIISGKQAIDGDTAQVGPGVAEMLGIPFVAWVRKIEEITSSSIRLERLMEGGYDVVEMPLPGLITVVKEINTPRMASLKGKMKAKKATIKTLDAASMDLDENRIGLKGSPTQVLRSFVPERKSGGEKIEGEVPDLVDKLQSTILDLGIVK
- a CDS encoding electron transfer flavoprotein subunit alpha, whose amino-acid sequence is MSIKVELEKCIGCSLCVKACAQNAIQIVDKKAVIDLEKCNLCSACVEACKKFGAITITKTSGAKIDVNDYSNVAVFIEQHEGTVAGVSYEMLGEGRKLADQLGEKLVAILLGNDMHQQADKLIKYGADKVVYMNGANLKDFRDDTYAQLVCRVIEEEKPSIVLAGATAIGRSFIPKVAAKVWGGLTADCTKLEVDTEKKLLLGTRPAFGGNLMATIICPDHRPQIATVRHKVMKAAEYNETRSGEVIVHNIESSDVTERTKVIDIVKEIESTVNITEADIIVSGGRGLNKPENFEVIRELAEVLGGAVGASRAAVDNGWIPYSHQVGQTGKTVCPKLYIACGISGSVQHMAGMQSADYIIAINKDPDADIFQIANLGIVGDVLEIVPELTKAFKEKVAT
- a CDS encoding leucine-rich repeat domain-containing protein, coding for MLKLFVLLFFVSGVVVGEEITDSLAVYDSSAVEEEEQIPTAPMVDDERAVVERLMQELGLPDNIGVDDITVFESGRLVLLDLSNPQVSRAGFESFPEDITKLTALKVLILKNNSIGTIPDEISNLRDLRELDMASNRLRTIPASVKNLRRLQKLDLRYNSFSQFPEEVLTLESLSYLHLWGNRLTTLPDKINKLSNLRQLFLNQNRLNSLPESIMELELDYCDFQMNRLCDLSSELDEWAESMNRRYREYQRCW
- the hisG gene encoding ATP phosphoribosyltransferase: MKLSLGIPKGSLEKSTVSLFNKAGIHIRCKERSYYPSCDDPELDLIVMRPQEIPRYVEQGILDAGITGQDWVSENDADVVEVTELRYSKSSREKCKWVLAVPEESPFQSAEDLKGKRIATELVGTTKRFFAKKNVPVDVEFSWGATEVKPPRLVDAIVDITETGSSLRANRLRIIDVLMETCTVVIANKKAWDQEDKRSKLENLKMLLLGTLDAENYVGLKCNVEEKNVETILKILPALHNPTVSHLSDKGWMAVETILPFQETKHVIPLLKRAGASGIVEYPVSKIIA